A single genomic interval of Streptomyces graminofaciens harbors:
- a CDS encoding flavin monoamine oxidase family protein, with protein MTEDHEAVVAGSGLSRRSFTTAAGTAAAATTLASGAPAAAMPVQAAPAAPTPTRGADFDRCLAVARALLVVDEHDRPLVPRYERVLKDGLPAQRTAKPKKVLVVGAGPAGLVTALLLKRAGHHVTVLEANGNRAGGRIKTFRRGGHERAAQPFADPRQYAEAGAMRLPSSHPLVMGLIDQLNLKKRRFHYVDVDGDGRPANRTWIHVNGIRTRRVDYARAPRRINRSFGVPRARWDTPAAAILRSVLDPVRDEFSTVDAGGKRVDKPLPERVQGWARVIQRFGDWSMFRFLTEHAGLDERTVDLIGTLENLTSRLPLSFIHSFIGSSLISPDTAFWELEGGTAVLPDALLAQVRDTVRFDRRVTRVEYHDPDRPSSDTPHVGRKGPQVWVDTVSEGRGSPVVREQFTADAAVVTVPFSGLRHVQISPLMSYRKRRAVAELHYDSATKVLLEFSRRWWEFTEADWKRELGRIDPKLYDAYRTGRTPADGSLLGAHPSVPTGHITPGQRTHYAANRAVSRDQPQATHVVGGGSVSDSANRFMYHPSHPVPGSSGGVVLASYSWADDALRWDSLDDEARYPHALCGLQQVYGQRVEVFYTGAGRTQSWLRDPYAYGEASVLLPGQHTELLPSIPVPEGPMHFAGDHTSLKPAWIEGALESAVRAALEVHTS; from the coding sequence ATGACTGAAGATCACGAAGCCGTCGTGGCAGGTTCAGGCCTGTCCAGGCGCAGCTTCACAACGGCAGCGGGAACGGCTGCGGCGGCCACGACTCTGGCCAGTGGCGCGCCTGCCGCGGCTATGCCCGTACAGGCCGCCCCGGCCGCACCCACGCCCACCCGGGGCGCGGACTTCGACAGGTGCCTGGCCGTGGCCCGGGCCCTGCTGGTCGTGGACGAACACGACCGGCCCTTGGTTCCACGCTACGAGCGGGTACTCAAGGACGGACTGCCCGCTCAGCGGACGGCCAAGCCCAAGAAGGTCCTTGTCGTCGGGGCCGGCCCGGCCGGTCTGGTGACCGCGTTGCTGCTGAAGCGGGCGGGCCACCACGTGACCGTTCTCGAGGCGAACGGCAACCGGGCGGGCGGACGCATCAAGACCTTCCGCCGCGGCGGCCACGAACGGGCGGCTCAGCCCTTCGCCGACCCCCGCCAGTACGCCGAGGCGGGCGCCATGCGCCTGCCCTCCAGCCACCCGCTGGTGATGGGTCTGATCGACCAACTGAACCTGAAGAAGCGGCGTTTCCACTACGTTGACGTCGACGGTGACGGCAGGCCCGCCAACCGCACCTGGATTCACGTCAACGGCATCCGGACGCGGCGTGTGGACTACGCCCGCGCGCCCCGCCGCATCAACCGGTCGTTCGGCGTGCCGCGCGCCCGCTGGGACACTCCCGCCGCGGCCATCCTTCGGTCGGTGCTGGATCCGGTGCGTGACGAGTTCAGCACCGTGGACGCCGGCGGCAAGCGGGTCGACAAGCCGCTGCCGGAACGGGTGCAGGGCTGGGCCAGGGTCATCCAGCGATTCGGCGACTGGTCGATGTTCCGCTTCCTGACCGAGCACGCCGGGCTGGACGAGCGCACTGTCGACCTGATCGGCACCCTGGAGAACCTCACGTCACGCCTGCCCCTGTCGTTCATCCACAGCTTCATCGGCTCCTCCCTCATCAGCCCCGACACCGCCTTCTGGGAGCTGGAGGGCGGAACGGCGGTGCTGCCGGACGCGCTGCTGGCGCAGGTGCGCGACACGGTCCGGTTCGACCGCCGGGTCACCCGCGTCGAGTACCACGATCCCGACCGTCCTTCTTCCGACACCCCACACGTCGGCCGCAAGGGCCCTCAGGTGTGGGTGGACACGGTCTCCGAGGGGCGCGGCAGCCCGGTGGTGCGCGAGCAGTTCACCGCGGACGCCGCCGTGGTCACCGTGCCCTTCTCCGGACTACGGCACGTACAGATCAGCCCCCTGATGTCGTACCGCAAGCGCCGCGCGGTCGCGGAACTGCACTATGACAGCGCCACAAAGGTGCTACTGGAGTTCAGTCGCCGTTGGTGGGAGTTCACGGAGGCCGACTGGAAGCGCGAGCTGGGCCGGATCGACCCGAAGCTGTACGACGCCTATCGCACCGGCCGCACACCCGCCGACGGCAGCCTCCTCGGCGCTCATCCCTCCGTGCCGACCGGCCACATCACCCCGGGCCAACGCACCCACTACGCCGCCAACCGTGCCGTCTCCCGCGACCAGCCGCAGGCCACACACGTCGTGGGCGGCGGCTCGGTGTCGGACAGCGCCAACCGGTTCATGTACCACCCCTCCCACCCGGTGCCCGGCAGCTCCGGCGGAGTGGTGCTGGCCTCCTACAGTTGGGCGGACGACGCACTCCGCTGGGACTCCCTGGACGACGAGGCCCGCTACCCGCACGCCCTGTGCGGACTGCAGCAGGTCTACGGCCAGCGCGTAGAGGTCTTCTACACCGGCGCCGGACGTACCCAGAGTTGGCTGCGCGACCCTTACGCCTACGGAGAGGCGTCCGTACTGCTGCCCGGCCAGCACACCGAGTTGCTGCCCTCCATTCCCGTGCCAGAAGGCCCGATGCACTTCGCGGGTGACCACACCTCCCTCAAGCCGGCCTGGATCGAGGGCGCCCTGGAGTCGGCGGTCCGCGCCGCACTGGAGGTCCACACCTCGTGA
- a CDS encoding NAD-binding protein, whose translation MAPWQPENARPERVLILGWNRRASLIVDQLGRYAARGSVIAAVADRKEVTAEQVRDIGAHFVPWLTITFRPGDVTRPETLRCLEIDSYDSVVVLGPDLVPGQQPDEADNRTLVTLLVLAAT comes from the coding sequence ATGGCGCCCTGGCAGCCGGAGAACGCCCGGCCCGAACGGGTCCTGATCCTCGGCTGGAACCGGCGGGCCTCTCTCATAGTCGACCAGTTGGGCCGGTACGCCGCGCGCGGCTCGGTCATTGCCGCGGTGGCGGACCGGAAGGAGGTGACGGCCGAGCAGGTCCGGGACATCGGTGCACACTTCGTACCCTGGCTGACCATCACGTTCCGGCCTGGAGACGTCACCCGGCCCGAGACACTTCGGTGCCTGGAGATCGACTCGTACGACAGTGTCGTCGTGCTCGGCCCGGACCTCGTCCCTGGGCAGCAGCCCGACGAGGCCGACAACCGGACCCTCGTCACGCTCCTCGTTCTTGCAGCTACTTGA